CGCGGAAGCAATTCAGCGAAGGCGGATAAAGGAGCGCGATGAAATATAAGATCACAAAAAATGAAAAAACAGAAAAGGTAATAGAGGTACATATACCAAAAGAGATGGTCGGGGAGGCGCTTCGGAAGATTTATTCAGATATATCAAAAACCGCCTCTATCCCCGGTTTCAGGGCCGGTAAAGCGCCGCCCGAAATTATCAAACAGAAATTCAAGAAAGAGGCGCATGAGGAGGTAATGAGGAACCTTGTGGCAGATTCTTTTACAAAAGCGGTGAAGGAATCAGATATAAAAGCCCTCGGCTCGCCCGAGATATCCGACCTGGAATTTGAGGAAGATAAGGGACTGTCCTATAAGGCCAAAATTACCGTTAGGCCGGAAGTAAATATAAAGCTCTACAAAGGCCTGGAATTAAAGAAAACCGATACTGAGGTCAAAGAGTCCGACGTAGATGCCTATGTTGCCAATATCCGCGAAATGGGCGCTAAATTCGAGACTAAAGAAGGAAAAGCCGTGAAGGGTGATTATCTCATATGCGACATGGATTGTTATGTGGAGGAAAAATTCGTAGAAAAGAAAGAGAATGCCTGGCTTTACGCGAGCGACGATTCATATATTCCCGGTAAAGAACTGGAAGGGCTTGGAGTAAACGATGAGAAGGGCATAGAGAAGGACCTTCCGAAGGAATATTCCAAGTCGGCGCTTGCGGGAAAGAGGGCAAAGTTTCATATAAAGGTCAAGGAGCTAAAGACGAAAACACTGCCCGAGGTGAACGACGAATTCGCAAAATCGATGGGCAAGTTTCAGAATATGGCAGAGATGAAAGAGGCGGTAAGAGAGAATTTAAGGCAGCATAAAAAAGTGGAAGAGAGGCGCAGCCTTGAGCATCAGGCGCTGGCCATATTGGACAAATCGGCGGCCTTTGATGTGTCGCAATCCATAGTGGAGAGGCACCTTGACCGGCTGACGGAAGAGCGAAAGGCGCGTCTTAAGAGGGAAAAACATACTGACGATGATATAAAGTCAAAAGAGCCCGAGATAAGAAAGAGGCTGAAGGACGAGGCGGCCAAGCAGGTGCGCTACTATTTTATATTGGACGAGATAGCAAAGAGGGAAAATGTAAGAGTGAGCGAGGACGAACTTGAAGCCGCATTTGGCGAGATAGCGCAATCATCCAACCATTCCGCGGAAGAAGTAAAGAAATATTACAACGAGAATGATCTGGTGGACGATCTCGCCGTTGAAATAAGGCAAAAGAAGGTATTTGATTTTATTATAGCGAATGCTGTTATTAGCTAAAAAAAGGGGACAGGCTACTTTTTCGGAATAGCCTTTCTCTTCGAAAAAGTAGCCTGTCCCCTTTTTATACGAAACGGAGGTCTATATGAGCATATTAATACCAATGGTTGTGGAGCAGACGGGAAGAGTCGAGCGGGCATACGATATATATTCGCGCCTGCTTAAGGACAGGATAGTATTTATCGGTACGGTCATAGATGACAATGTCTCTAATATAGTGATCGCGCAGCTTTTATTCCTGCAGATGGAGGACCCCGATAAAGACATAAGCATCTACATCAACACTCCCGGCGGGGCTGTCACAAGCGGCCTGGCTATTTATGATACGATGCAGTTTATGAAACCCAATGTCTCGACATACTGTGTCGGGCAGGCGAGCAGCATGGGGGCGCTTTTATTGACAGCCGGCACAAAGGGCAAAAGATATGTCCTGCCGCACGCGCGCATTATGATACACCAGCCATGGGGCGGAGTGGAAGGCGTCGCCGCTGATATAAGCATACACGCGAAGGAGATACTGAGGCTTCGCGAGAGGATAAACGAGTTACTGGCTCAGCACACCGGCCAGAGCGTCGAGAGAATAGCAAAAGACACCGACAGAGATTATTTCATGACAGCCGAAGAAGCCAAGACATACGGCCTGGTCGACGAGGTTATTAGGAAAAAATAAAACAAATGCTGAAAACCGCCGCAATAAAGGATATAAAGACTGACACGGTGCCGCTTTTACCCCTGCGGGACATCGTTGTCTTTCCCAATATGGTGGTCCCCCTTCTAGTAGGCAGGGCGCGTTCCATAAAAGCGCTTGATGAGACTATGTCGACGAACAAGCTCGTCTTTCTTGCCACGCAGAAAGACCTTCACATAGACGAGCCCGAAGAAGAAGAGATATACAAGATCGGCACGGTGGCCGAGGTGCTTCAGCACCTTAAGCTGCCGGACGGATCGGTAAAATTACTTGTCGAGGGAAAATTCAGGGCGCGGATAAAGAAGTTTATTTTCACCAAAGAGTTCTATAAAGCGCAGGTTGAAAGCATAGAGGCGGAGTGCAGGAAAACAATAGAAATAGAAGCGCTCATGCGCTCGCTTAAGAGCCAATTCGAAGAATATGTAAAGCTCAATTCAAAATTATCAGGAGAGATCCTATCGGGCATATTGATGGTTGAGGACCCGGTAAAATTGGCCGATATGATATCTTCCAATCTCACGCTGAAGATCCAGGATAAGCAGAACCTCCTCGAGATAACAAACCCCAAAGAGAGAATGGAGCAGGTAGCGCGGATTATCAATGCCGAGATCGAGATATTAAAGGTCGAAAAGAAGATAATGTCCAATATAAAAAGGCAGATAGAGAAATCCCAGCGCGAATATTTTCTGAACGAACAACTGAAGGCCATAGAAAAGGAATTGGGCGGCAGGGACGGCCTCCGTTCTGAAATAGGAGATTTAAAAGAAAAGATTGCCAAGGCGCTCATGCCCAAAGAAGCCGAAGAGATTACCGAAAGAGAGCTTGACAAGCTCTCAAAGATGCCCTCGCTTTCGCCGGAAGCGACTGTAGCCAGGAATTATGTTGACTGGCTTGTCAGTTTGCCGTGGTCGGCCAAGACAAAGGATAATCTCGACATAAAGAATGCCGAAAATATCTTAAACGAAGACCATCACGGGCTTTTAAAGCCGAAAGAGCGGATTCTTGAATATCTTGCGGTGAGGAAATTGTTAAGTTCGCCCAAAGGACAGATATTATGTTTTGCGGGTCCGCCCGGAGTCGGAAAGACGTCTTTGGCAAGGTCCATTGCCCGCGCATTGGACAGAAAGTTTGTAAGGATTTCACTGGGCGGCATCAGGGATGAGGCAGAGATAAGGGGGCACAGGCGCACTTATATAGGCGCGCTCCCCGGCAGGATAATACAATCGATGCGAAAGGCAGGGGCAAAGAACCCCGTATTTTTGCTGGATGAAATAGACAAGATGTCCATGGATTTCCGGGGCGATCCGACAAGCGCCCTTTTAGAAGTGCTGGATCCCGAAGAAAATAAGACCTTCAGCGACCATTATCTTGAGGTCAATTTTGACCTCTCCGAAGTAATGTTCATAACCACATGCAACATACAATATAATATTCCGCTTCCGCTTCAGGATAGGATGGAGATAATAAAGATAGCCGGCTATACTGAATATGAAAAATTTAATATAGCTAAAATCCATCTGATGGCGAAACAGATAAAAGCGCACGGACTCGGAGATTCGAATCTCAAGATCAACGATAAGGCGTTATTGGATATAATAAATCGATACACTAAAGAAGCCGGCGTAAGGGAGCTTGAAAGGCGCATCGCCGAAATATGCAGGAAAGTAGCGAAAGAAGTCGTTGAAAGCGAAAAGAGCGTAGCGATAAAGATCACGCGCAAGAACATACACAGGTATCTTGGCCCGCCAAAATACCTGGACAGCGAGGCGGCAAAACACGACGAAGTAGGTGTTGCCACCGGCCTTGCGTGGACAGAGCTTGGCGGAGATATAATGAATATAGAGACATCTCTCATGAAAGGGAAAGGCAATCTTATATTGACGGGTTCACTCGGCGAGGTCATGCAAGAATCGGCGAAGGCATCGCTTACGTACATAAGGTCGAATGCGAGAATGCTGGGGATAAAAAACGGCGGTAGCCTTAGTAAAGTGGATATACACATACATGTTCCCGAGGGCGCTATCCCGAAAGACGGGCCTTCGGCAGGCATAACGATGGCGACCGCTCTTATATCGAGCTTTACCAAGCGGCCCGTAAAGCGCGGTATTGCAATGACGGGCGAGATAACGCTGCGCGGGAAAGTCCTTCCCGTAGGCGGGATCAAGGCAAAGTTTTTGGCCGCCCATCGTGCCGGCATAAACAGTATTATATTTCCAAAGGAGAATAAAAAGGATATAATAGATATTCCTAAGAATATATTAAGAAAACTGAAGCTTATCCCGGTTGAGAATATGGATGAGGTGCTTAAGGTGGCATTGAAAAACTAAAGATTGGGGTCAGACCCTGATTATGTAAACTACGTAGTTAACATAACGAGGGTCTGACCCCAAGAAGCGGAGGAATAGATGAAAAAGACGTATGTGATGGCGCCGGGGCCGACTATGGTGCCCGAAGAGGTTTTGCTGGAAATGGCGAAACCTATGATCCACCACAGGACTTCGCAGTACAAGGATATTTTCAAAAAAGCGAACGATGGCCTTAAGTATGTGCTTAAGACCACAAACGATGTCTTCACCCTTACCTCAAGCGGCACAGGCGCGATGGAGACAGCTGTTGTAAACCTTCTTTCGAAAGATGATACCGTCATAGTAGTAAGAGGCGGTAAATTCGGCGAGAGATTCGGGGAGATATGCCAGGCATACGGCGTTAAAGTTATCCCAATAGATGTTGATTGGAGCCGGGCCGTTGACCCTGAGTTGGTAAAGAAGGCACTGGCCGAAAATAAAAATGCCAAAGCGGTGTTTGCGACATTGTGCGAGACATCGGCGGGCACAAGGCCCGATATAGAAGCGCTCGGCAAGATCGTTGCGGCCACAGACGCTGTTTTGGTGATAGACGCTATAAGCGGACTTGGCGCCGACAATCTCGAGACGGATAAATGGAACGTGGATGTTGTATGTTCGGGTTCGCAAAAAGGCCTGATGTTGCCGCCCGGCCTGGCATTTATAAGTATGAGCAAAAAGGCGATGGCAATGGTTGCGAAATCCAATCTGCCTAAGTTCTATTTTAGTATAAAAGAATATAAGAAGGCGCTCGATAAAGACGATGTGCCGTGGACTCCTGCCATAAGCCTGGTGAGAGGGCTTTGCAAGGTCATCGATATTATGAAAGAAGAAGGCATTGATAATATCATAGCGCGCCATGCCAGATTAGCGAATGCCACAAGAGAGGCTGTAAAAGCCATGGGCCTCAAACTTTATTCAACAAGCCCATCAAATGCCGTTACGCCGGTAATTGTGCCGGAAGGCATTGACGGCGAGGCTCTAGTCAAAACGATGCGCACGAAATACGGCGTTACTATTGCGGGCGGACAGGCCGAGCTTAAGGGAAAAGCATTCAGGATAGCGCATCTCGGTTACATGGTGGAATTTGATACTCTGACCGCGATAGCGGCGTTGGAAATAGTACTTAAAGAGATGGGATATAAATTTACAGTCGGCAGCGGAGTGGCCGCGGCCGTAAAAGCGTTGGCATAATTAAATAAGGGAGAACGAAAATGCCGGTTATAAAGATATTAATAAGCGATCCGCTTTCCGCGGAAGGTATAAAGATTCTTGAAAAGGAAAAGGATTTCAGGGTAGACGTTAAACAGAAACTGCCGCCAGAAGAGTTAAAAAAGATAATAGGAGAGTATAACGCCCTTATAGTCAGGAGCGAGACTAAGGTTACCGCCGATATAATATCGAGCGCCGATAACCTAAAGATAATAGGAAGGGCCGGCGTCGGTTTGGATAATGTCGATGTTGAGGCAGCGTCAAAAAAAGGCATCATCGTTATGAACGCCCCCGCCGGAAATACGATATCTACGGCCGAACATACCATGAGCCTCATATTAGCCATGTCGCGCAATATAGCGCAGGCCAATATGTCCATGCGCGAAGGTAAGTGGGACAGGAAGAAGTTTATGGGAACCGAGCTTTACAATAAGATCCTCGGCGTGGTGGGGCTTGGGAGAATTGGGACCGAGGTTACGAAACGCGCGCTCAGTTTCAAGATGAAGGTAATGGTATATGATCCTTATCTTTCGGAGGAAAAGGCGAAGAAGCTCGAAGTAGAACTTACTGACCTCGCAACTGTTTTAAAGAACGCGGATTACATAACAGTCCATACGCCGCTTACGAGCGAAACCAAGCACCTAATAAGCGAAAAGGAATTCGGCATGATGAAGAAGGGCGTAAGGGTGGTGAACTGCGCCCGCGGAGGGATTATCGACGAAAAAGCGCTTGAGGCGGCACTTGCCTCGGGGCATGTCGCGGCTGCAGCGCTCGATGTCTACGAAAAAGAACCGC
The Candidatus Omnitrophota bacterium DNA segment above includes these coding regions:
- a CDS encoding alanine--glyoxylate aminotransferase family protein, with the translated sequence MKKTYVMAPGPTMVPEEVLLEMAKPMIHHRTSQYKDIFKKANDGLKYVLKTTNDVFTLTSSGTGAMETAVVNLLSKDDTVIVVRGGKFGERFGEICQAYGVKVIPIDVDWSRAVDPELVKKALAENKNAKAVFATLCETSAGTRPDIEALGKIVAATDAVLVIDAISGLGADNLETDKWNVDVVCSGSQKGLMLPPGLAFISMSKKAMAMVAKSNLPKFYFSIKEYKKALDKDDVPWTPAISLVRGLCKVIDIMKEEGIDNIIARHARLANATREAVKAMGLKLYSTSPSNAVTPVIVPEGIDGEALVKTMRTKYGVTIAGGQAELKGKAFRIAHLGYMVEFDTLTAIAALEIVLKEMGYKFTVGSGVAAAVKALA
- the clpP gene encoding ATP-dependent Clp endopeptidase proteolytic subunit ClpP — its product is MSILIPMVVEQTGRVERAYDIYSRLLKDRIVFIGTVIDDNVSNIVIAQLLFLQMEDPDKDISIYINTPGGAVTSGLAIYDTMQFMKPNVSTYCVGQASSMGALLLTAGTKGKRYVLPHARIMIHQPWGGVEGVAADISIHAKEILRLRERINELLAQHTGQSVERIAKDTDRDYFMTAEEAKTYGLVDEVIRKK
- the tig gene encoding trigger factor — translated: MKYKITKNEKTEKVIEVHIPKEMVGEALRKIYSDISKTASIPGFRAGKAPPEIIKQKFKKEAHEEVMRNLVADSFTKAVKESDIKALGSPEISDLEFEEDKGLSYKAKITVRPEVNIKLYKGLELKKTDTEVKESDVDAYVANIREMGAKFETKEGKAVKGDYLICDMDCYVEEKFVEKKENAWLYASDDSYIPGKELEGLGVNDEKGIEKDLPKEYSKSALAGKRAKFHIKVKELKTKTLPEVNDEFAKSMGKFQNMAEMKEAVRENLRQHKKVEERRSLEHQALAILDKSAAFDVSQSIVERHLDRLTEERKARLKREKHTDDDIKSKEPEIRKRLKDEAAKQVRYYFILDEIAKRENVRVSEDELEAAFGEIAQSSNHSAEEVKKYYNENDLVDDLAVEIRQKKVFDFIIANAVIS
- the lon gene encoding endopeptidase La; amino-acid sequence: MLKTAAIKDIKTDTVPLLPLRDIVVFPNMVVPLLVGRARSIKALDETMSTNKLVFLATQKDLHIDEPEEEEIYKIGTVAEVLQHLKLPDGSVKLLVEGKFRARIKKFIFTKEFYKAQVESIEAECRKTIEIEALMRSLKSQFEEYVKLNSKLSGEILSGILMVEDPVKLADMISSNLTLKIQDKQNLLEITNPKERMEQVARIINAEIEILKVEKKIMSNIKRQIEKSQREYFLNEQLKAIEKELGGRDGLRSEIGDLKEKIAKALMPKEAEEITERELDKLSKMPSLSPEATVARNYVDWLVSLPWSAKTKDNLDIKNAENILNEDHHGLLKPKERILEYLAVRKLLSSPKGQILCFAGPPGVGKTSLARSIARALDRKFVRISLGGIRDEAEIRGHRRTYIGALPGRIIQSMRKAGAKNPVFLLDEIDKMSMDFRGDPTSALLEVLDPEENKTFSDHYLEVNFDLSEVMFITTCNIQYNIPLPLQDRMEIIKIAGYTEYEKFNIAKIHLMAKQIKAHGLGDSNLKINDKALLDIINRYTKEAGVRELERRIAEICRKVAKEVVESEKSVAIKITRKNIHRYLGPPKYLDSEAAKHDEVGVATGLAWTELGGDIMNIETSLMKGKGNLILTGSLGEVMQESAKASLTYIRSNARMLGIKNGGSLSKVDIHIHVPEGAIPKDGPSAGITMATALISSFTKRPVKRGIAMTGEITLRGKVLPVGGIKAKFLAAHRAGINSIIFPKENKKDIIDIPKNILRKLKLIPVENMDEVLKVALKN